In Natrinema amylolyticum, the DNA window CCGAGAGGTGTTTCTCGCCCGCCGGGAACGAGCCCGACAGTTACTCGAATTCACCGGCCAGCGGTCAGATAGCGGTCCGATCGACGACCTACGAAACGCCGGAACCTAGAAGTAGGCTCGCTTCCCGGTTTCGGCCGGATGCTCGACGAGTTGCTTGGCCGCGCATCGCTCAAGGACCGAATCGACGAACTCGAGGACGAAAACGAGCGGTTACGGAAGCGCTACGAGGCCGAATCCGAACGCCGGGCCGAAGCCGCCACCGCCAGACAGGACGCCGAGGAGCGGGTCAACCGGCTCGAGGACCGGATCGCCCAACTCGAGGGCGAACTAGAGCAGACTAACGAGGCGGAGACCGGACCGACCGTCCGCCACCGCGACCAACTGCGAGGTGCCCGCCTCGAGTCGGTGTTCGATCGCCTCGCGTCGTTTCGAACGGGCCCCGAGGGCGCACTGACCGTCGGCGTGGGCGACGATGGAATTTCCGAGTCCGTCCGCGCGGAGCTCGAATCCGTTCTCGGCGATCGGATCGCGCTCGTCGACGACGGCGCGCCCTGCCTGTGTTGCGTCGACGACGCCGGCCTGCTCGCCGTGACCCTCGAGCCGCCGGCCGTCCCCGATCTCGACGCGACCTGGCGCGATCGATTCGCCCTCGAGCGCGAGTGGTTCCTGCCGACCGGCCGCCACGCGGTCGCGCTCGTCCGGACCGATCTCTTCGCCCTCGGCGTCTACGAGGACGACGAGCGCGTCGACTATCGGGGCTTCGAGAGCGACGTCAAGGGGAGCCACTCCAAGGGCGGCTTCTCTCAGGCCCGCTTCGAACGGATTCGGGACGGGCAAATCGACGACCACCTCGAGCGCTGCCGGGACGCCCTCGCCGCGTACGAACCCGACGGTGAGCGCGCCGAGACACCGCTCTATCTGGTCGGCCAGCGCGGCATCGTCGAGACGCTCGTTGCGGAATCGGGGCTCGTGCCGACCGCGACGGCCGCCGTCGACGCGACCGGCGATCCGGAGCCGGCGCTCGAGGATGCCGTTCACTCGTTCTGGACGACGGAGCTGCGGGTACTGTGAGCTTCGAACTCGAGTCCCGACTGATCGTCAGTACCCGTCTCCGTTAGTAAAACAGCGGCCGCATCGGTTCACGTCGCCATCGCTGACGGCCTGCTCGACGGGAACCAGTCGGAGGTGCTCGTGTGCCACGTGCGATGTCGCTCCACAGGTCGTCTGAAAGTCGGACTGCCCGGATTTGTACTTGTGGATCTTGTCCGTCGTCTCGTTCAGGACACCATTCATGCCATACGTTAGCACAGCTCCAGACTATATAAGTTCATCGTCCGTTGCGCGGCGAGGAGCGTCGAATCGCTCCGGCTATCGAACGGAGCGAACGAGTAACGGAACCCGATTCGATACCGAAACCGGCTGTTTCCAGCGCTGAAACGATTATTTACGGGCAGGAACGTCGCTGTCATCGACCCGTGTCCAACACGTTTTCATTTTCGAACGACGAATGCTCGACCGAGTATGTCTGACTTCGAAACCGTCACGTGCGAGCGGTGTGGTGACGACTTCAAGGCATATCCGGACGCCGAAGCCGCGGAGCGGGGATTCTGTAGTCCCGCGTGTGCCCTCGCGGCGACCTGATCGGCGACCGGTCTCGAATCCGTTATTTTCGGTCCGCCGTGCGGTCGGTTAGCCCCGATTACCGCCCGAGTCGGGGTCGTCGATTCGCCGGCGACCCGACGCGGAGAGCGGGTTCGACACCTCGCTGGTCGCGTACTCGTGACGCTTGCCCCGCAGCCGCATCACGGTCAGCGCCTTGTGGACCGTCGGCTCCGCGAACAGCGCCCGTTCGTCCCGCCGGATCCGCGATTCGGGGACGTCGCCGTCGGCTCGGAGCCGCTCGAAAGATCGCTCGCAGTGCTCGCGGATCCGCGCCCAACACGATCGTTCGTCGACGCCCAGTTCGTGGCCGATCGTCGCGACGAGTTCCGCGAGGTGGTTCTGGAAGAGCGCGTAGTACAGCTTCCGGTGGCAGTCCGCCTCGCCGTCGGCGTCCAGATCCGACTCCGGATACGGCTCGAGCGAGAGGCCGCGGTCCGCGAGTCGGTCGCCGTGAATGCGAATTCCTCCGAGGTCGCGAACCAGCGTTGCGAGCGGGCGCGCGTCGGCGTCGAAGACGACCAGACTGTTCTGGAGGTGGCTCTCGAGAGCGATGCCGTACGTACACAGCAGCCGAAGCTGGTCGGGGACGACGACGCTGGCGTACTCGTCGACGAACGCGAGCGCCGCATCCGCGGTGCTCGTCGTCTCCCGGGTCTCCCCGTATCGATCGATCAGATCGCAGACGAGAGGGCGTCCCGAGGTCGGCGCGTCGGCGACGAGGCTCGCGGCCACCACCGGGTACGTCCCGTCCGTCGCGAGCGGGTGGGCCTCGGGCGGCGTCCGCACCAGTCCGGACAGGTGGCGAGCGTCGTCGTACCCCTCGCCGCTGGGGTGGGGACCGCCGGGCGGGTAGTAACACGTCGCCGCGGGTTCGGCCAGCAGTCCCAGCGTCTCGAGCGAGTCCCTCTCTTCGATCGCTCGCACGACGTCGGTCACCCGCGGCCCGTTCGTCACGGCCTGCGGTGAGAGCGTCCGGACGACGTTCGTCGTCTGAACGGGGATCGCGAGCTTCCAGTGTGGGAGCGGGCCGTCACCGGTTCGGTCAGTCCGCTGTGGAATAACCGTTCGGAGATTCAGCTGCGGCGTCGCCGGATGCGCGTACTCGGGCAGCGGAACGACGCGGCCGTCGGCGCGCTGATCGGCGTACCGGTCGGGAACCGTGCGATGGTACTGGAACGGATGAACGGGGACGACGGCGTACTCGTCGGTCGCGCGTCCGTCGGGAAGCGCGGACTCGAGTGCCCCCTCGAGCCCCGCGAACGTCGCGAGCAGTCGATCGGTCAGGTCCGCGGAATCGGTCGCGCGCGTCTCGAGGGCGTACTCGCGATCGATCGCGACGAACCGGAGGTCGATTCGGTCCGCGAACTCCGGCGCGTACGCGAGTCCGTCGCCGGGCGTCATCCCGCGCCGGATCTTGCCGCCGGGATGGAACGGGTGACCGTCGGTGACGATCCGCTCGAAGGACGCGGCGGCGTCGGCGGCCGGAACGCCGGTCGCGACGGCCTCGAGCGGTGACGCCGATTCGAGGTCCGACTCCGTCCGCGCGTGAACGGCCGCCGCGAGCCGCGCGAGCGCGAGATTGGCGACGCTCTCGGCGACTTCCGCCCGGATCCGCTCGGCCTGCTCGGCGTCGCTGAACGCGCCCTCGCACTCGAGTAGCGGGACGAGATCCACCGGATGCGTGACGGGATCGACGGCGGTCGCAGCTGCTTCGGCCGTCTCGGCTACCGACCACCGATAGATCGGTCCGGTCAGTCGGAACCGGTCGTAGCCGTGTCTCGCGGCGATCCCGGCGACCAGAACGCTCCCGGACGCGGGCAGCGGACCGAGCGCGAGTCGCCGGCACTCGTCGGGGAGCGATTCGACGAGCGACCGGAGGTAATCCCCCTCGAGCGCCGAGAGCGGTTCGGGCTCGTCCGGAACCGTCGGAGCCGGCGACGGCCCGAGCGCCACGAACTGGGTGTCGGGCAGTTCGTCCGGGTCGCCGCGCAATAGGCCGCTGACGAATCGATGCAGGATATCGCGGCGACCCTCTTCGAGGGCCTCGAGATAGGCCGTCTCGGCCGGCGTCGAAAGGTCGTGCACTCGAGCGTATCGCGTCGCGACGCCGAACGCGGCTCGTTCCGCGGCGGTGGCGAGCGACTCGCGACGCCCGGTCGGACCCCGTCGGTTCGTCCCGTTCATGGGTCAAAACAGCCAGTGCGGGCTTCGATACGTGCCGTGTTAACTCACCGGGGGCAGCACGACTAATGAGAACGCGACCGCTCGGAGAGAGTGCGGGTGGAATCTCGCGACCAGTACGCCCGACGAGAACGCGGATACGGGTCTCGCGGTCAGTCCCGGTCGACGCTCGGATGCATCGTCGGCTCCTCGTCGAGCGGTTTGGCGAACGCCTCCCGGATCGTCTCCCGTGCCCGCTCGTCGCGCGCTCGTCGTTCCTCGTCGTCGATCTCCTCGCAACCCGGTGGCACCTCGCGGTCGCGACCGGTGAAGTAGCCCTCGGGGACGACCCAGTCCTGATAGAAGGGAACGTCGGCGTCGTAGAGGACTGCGAGTGCGACTTTCGCGCCGTGGCCGGCCGCGACGATCGCCTGATGGGGCTCGTCCGCGATCCGACCCGCGGCGTAGACGCCGTCGACGGCCGTCCGTCCGCCCTCGTCGACGCTCACGAAGTGTTTGCTGCCCCGCTGCATCCGACCGACGTCCAGCGGCTCAAGATAGTCGCTGTTTGGCCACGAGGCGGCGACGACGCGACGCGCCTCGATCGGCTCGCCGCCCTCGGTCTCGAGGACGAACCCCTCCTCGAGCGCTCCCTCGGTGACCGGTTCGGCGTGAGTCACGCGCCCGAGTTCGAACTCGGTCCCCGCCGTTCGAGCCTGCTCGCGGGTCAACTGCAGGTGCCGGCGGGCATCGACCCCGTCCGGGAACCCGGGGAAGTTCTCGAGGCTGGCGTTGCGCGCGAGGATGGACTCCCCGCCGTCGACGACGAGGGTATCCAGTCCCGCGCGAGCGGTGAAGATCGAAGCGGTGAGGCCGGCGACGCCCCCGCCGACGATGCAGACGTCTCGCATGGCCCTCGATTGACGGCCTCGAGTATAGAAGGTTGCCGTTCGCGGCGTTCTCGTCCTCACTGTCGTTCGGCCGGCCGTCAGCGCGCGCCGCCACGGGTCAGGAGATCAGCCCGGAGTGGGTACGTAATCCGTCTCCACTGATCGATCCGCGATGTCGTGCACGGTCTCCCGAGGTCGAGCAACCAGCTTCCCAGATCATGCCAAACCCACTTACTGCTCGGCGGTTGACAGTATAGATATGAACAGAATCTGCGCCGACTCGAGACAGCGATCCCCGCTGGTGAGGCCTCGATGCGTGTGATCGTCGTCGGTGCGGGCGAAGTCGGATCGAACATCGCCGCGAGCCTCGACGACGACCACCACGTGATCGTCATCGACACGGACCCCGATCGCGTCGAGGCGGTCACCTATTCCCACGACGTGTTGGCGATTCGGGGCGACGGCACCTCGATCGAGACGCTGCGGGAGGCCGGCATCGCGGAGGCGGACCTGGTCATCGCGAGCACCGACGTCGACGAGACCAATATCGTCGTCTGCGGGGCGGCGAAGGCCGTCGGTGACCCGTTCACGATCGCCCGCGTCAAGAAGACGAACCTGCTGCGAACCTGGGAGCAGTCGAAGGGCGCGTTCGGCGTCGACTTCATGGTCTGTACGGACCTGCAGACCGCCGAGACGATCGTTCGAATCGCCAGCCTTCCCGGGGCGCACGACGTCGAGAGTTTCGCCGGCGGACTCGTTCAGATGGCCGAGTTCGAAGTCGGCCCCGACAGTCCCATCGCCGGCGAGACGGTTTCCGAGGCCGATCGGTTCGAATCGCTGACCTTCGCCGCGTTGCTCCGTGACGACGATATCGTCATCCCGCAGGGAGAGACACTCATCAGGGCGGGAGACGCCATCGTCGTCATCGGTTCGCGGGAGAGCGTCCGCGCCTTCGCGGGGTCGCTGACGCCCGAACCGACTCTCGAGGACGCGAACGAGATCGTCATCGTCGGCGGCACCGAGATCGGCTATCAGACGGCTCGGCTCTTCGAGGAAGAGGGACTCGAGCCGCGGCTGGTCGAACGGGACCCCGAGCGAGCGCGGGAACTGGCCGAGAAGCTCCCGGAGACGCTAGTCCTGGAGAGCGACGCGACGGACATCGACTTCCTCGTCCGGGAACACGTCGACGAGTCCGACATCGTCGTCGCCGCCCTCGAGAACGACGAGAAGAACCTGCTCGTCTCCCTGCTGGCCAAACGGATCGGCGTCGAGCGCACCATCGGCCTCGTCGAGTCCGGCGAGTACGTCGACCTCTTCGAGACGGTCGGGATCGACGTCGGCGTCAATCCCCGCCTCGTCACTTCCGAGGAGATTACCCGATTCACGCGCGAGCAGCGGACGGAAAACGTCGCCATGCTCGAGTCCGACCGCGCCGAGGTCCTCGAGATCGAGGTCGACGCCGACAGCGTGCTCTTCGAGCGGCGGATTCAGGACGCGATGGCCGACCTGCCGAACGGCGTCGTCGTCGGTGCGATCAGCCGCGCGGGGGAGTTGATCACGCCGCGCGGCGAGACAGTCATCGAGGGCGGCGATCACGTGGTCGTCTTCGTCGATACCACGGTGTTAGACGAAGTCACGTCAGTGATGTGACCCGCCTCAATCGGCGTCTGTGACCCGGTCAGCGTCCGTGATCCGGTCGGCGACCTCGAGACCGTTCCGGAGCGCCGCGTGGAGTCGCCCCTCGCCGGCGACCCAGTCGCCCAGACAGTACAGCCCGTCGGCCTCGGCCAGTTGGAGCGGGTCGCGGGCGACGCCGTCCTCGGGCAGGGCGTACCGCCACCCCTGGTGGTCGGTCCAGTCCGGTTCGCGCAGGCGCTCGTCGTCCAGCAGGTCGGCGGTCAGGGCCGCGAGCCGCTCGCAGTTCCGTTCGGGTGGCTCGTCGTAGCGGTCGACCGACCACCCGTGGTTGGCCTGGACGACCAGCAGCGACTCGCCGTCGGGGACGTGGCCGGGCTTACACTCCTCGCGGCCGATCCATCCGATTTCGTGCTCCTTGTCCGTATTGACGAGCGCGTAGTAGGGCCGCTCGAGTTCGAAGGGATAGTGGAAGACCCCGGTCCAGATCGTCCGGAAGGGAACCTCGTCGATGGCGTCCGCGAGGCGATCACGCAGGTCGGCGTCCCACTCGGCTGAGCGAAGCAGGGCGGCGGTCTGGGGTGCCGGCGGGTTCAACAGGAGGACGTCGAAGGGGCCCCATCGGGAGCCGTCGGCGTCCTTGAGGTGCCAGCGACCGGTCTCGGCTCCGTCTCCCTCGCCGTTTCGGATCACCGTCTCGACGCGCGTCTCCCGCTCGACGGTCGCGTCGGTCCGGGCGAACAGCCGCTTTGCGATCTGGGTCAGCCCCTGTCGGTAGGTCCACTTGTGCTCGTCGCGGTCGTCTCCCTCGGCGACGGCCCCGTCGCTATCGAAGGTCCAGACCGGCGCCGTGATATCGACCAGCCCCTCGGTGTCGAGCGTCTCGGTCAGCAGGTCGACCACCCGCTCGTCGTCCGTCTTCACGTAGTTCGCGCCGTAGTCGTAGACGACCCCGTCCCGCCGCCTCGTCGCGGCGCGGCCGCAGAGCCCGCGGGACTTCTCCAGGACCGTTATCTCCGTCTCGGTCGCGGCTCCGTCGAGGGCAGCGGTCGCGGCCGCGGCGGCCGCTCCAGCGCCGACGATCCCGATTCGTACCATGGACGGGGGTTGGGACTCGAGCAATGAAATATCGTGGTCCGAACCAGTTGGGTTCCGACAGCCGACCGAGCCGCGCGGTCACTGCAGAAAGTTGCCGATCCACCGGTACGGCCGCGGGAGCTGGAGATACCGTTTCTGTTGAGCCTGTACCCAACCGATCGTCGTGAGGGAGCCGGCGACGAGCGGTGCCAGCGATGCGGTCCCGGTGAAGAAGACGTTGCTGCCGACGATCGCCGCGGTCGTCGCGGCCCCGACGATGGCGTAACTGCGCGTGTATCGGACGTCGGTCCCGCGTCGCCACGCGAGGCCGAAGAGGACGGTGCCTGCCCCGAACAACGCGACGAGAAACGCCGTGTGTATCCAGTAGCCGACGTTCGGGTCGATCACGGTAAACGCCAGCGAGTCCGACGATCCGCCGGCGATCTGCCAGTACAGCGCGTGTGCCGGGTTGGTGATCGCGAGCGCGATCTCGAGGCCGGCCAGCAGCGCGACGAGCCGATAGATCGTCTCTCGATAGGGCAGCGACGGCGTGCTACTCGCCGTGCTGGCGAACAGCAACCACCCGACTCCGGCCAACACAGCACCCAGCGTCGCGATGCTGAAGAAGAACCCCTTCACGATCGGTCTCGGGTCCATCACCTGTGCGGCGAACAGGCCGTTCCAGACCGCGACGCCCATGAGGAAGACGATATACGAGAGGCCGTTGTCGCGGTCCCGGTAGGCGATCGCGGTCGCCAAGTAGGGATACGTCGTCAGGACGACGAGCACAGCCCCAGTTGCGAGCGTTGCGGAAATCAACTGGGCGGAGTTCATACACTCACTCTCAGTGGAACTGACTTGTATATTCTGGCAAAGGATCGGGACGATCGCTCGTCGGCCGGTGACCGGCGGATTACCCGGGTCGGTCGATCGAACGGCTTTTGCAACGTCGGCAGGTAGGACCGGGCGATGGACGTACTGATCGTGGGCGCGGGGTCGATGGGGACGTGGTTCGGGGACGCCGTCGACGCCCGAGTCTCGTTCGCCGATCTCGACCGAGACGCGGCGACGGCCGCGGCGAATGCGGTCGGCGGCGACGTCGCCGCCCTCGAGGCCGAGACGACGTACGACGTCGTCTGCCTCGCGGTGCCGATGACCCACGTGACCGACGCGATCGCCGACCAGGCCGAGCGGGCCGAGCGGGCGATCGTCGACGTGTCCGGCGTCATGGAACCCGCGATCGCGGCGATGGCGCGACACGCTCCCGACTTGGAACGGGTGAGCCTGCACCCGCTTTTCGCGCCCGAGCGGGCACCCGGCTCGATCGCCGTCGTTCGCGACCGATCGGGACCGGTGACCGACGAACTCCTCGCGGGTCTCGAGGCGCGGGGCAACGCGCTGCTCGAGACGACGGCGGCCGAGCACGACGAGGCCATGGAATCGGTGCAGTCGGCGGCCCACGCCGCGGTCCTCTCCTTCGCGCTGGCCGCGGAGTCGGTCCCGTCGGGGTTCGAAACCCCGATCTATCGGGGGCTGCGGCGACTCGCCGAGCAGGTGACCGGCGGCACACCGCGGGTCTACGCCGACATTCAGGCGACGTTCGACGGTGCGGACGCGGTCGCCGACGCGGCCGCCGAGATCGCAGCCGCCGACGCCGACGAACTCGAGTCGCTGTATCGGGAAGCGGCGGCGGGTTGGCAGGAGCACCGCGCCGAGGGACGCGAGGACGATACCGGGGGTGACACGGAGTGAACGACCAACGCGAATCTATTCGATCGAACGCGAAGTATCTGCGTAACGTCCGGCCGATCGACCCCGAGGAGATCTGCGAGTACGTCTCGGGGAACCCGCACCCGGCGGTCGTCAGGCAACAGCTCCGCGAGGAGGCCGCCGACCTCGAGCTGATCGAACGGGACGACGGCACGTTCGTCCCCGTCGACGACGAGCCGGTTTCTCCCCGTCGGGGACCGGTCGAGCGGTTCCCCGCCGCGTACGAGCGCCGGCTCGAGGACCTGCTCGTCGAGCGCTACGGGCCGAACTGGGAGAACGGGGCGTCCGGTGACCTGCTCCGGTCGACGATCCGCCGGTTCAAAGCCGACTACCTCGACGGCCGCTCCGTCGAGTACGACGACGACGTCGCCGCGGGCTACGCGATCTATCACCTGCCCGGCTACTACGCGGCGATCCAGTACGCGCTCGACGACATCGCGGATCGCGGGCTGCTCGACCGCACCCTCCGCGTCCTCGATCTCGGGGCGGGCGTCGGCGGCCCCGCGCTCGGACTCTGCGATTATTTGCCCGACGACGCCCTGCTCGAGTACCACGCGGTCGAGCCGAGCGCCGCCGCGGACGTCCTCGAGGCGTTGCTCGCCGAGACGGGACGGAACGTACATCCGACGATTCACCGGACGACCGCGGAGGCGTTCGATCCGAGCCAGGCCGTCGGCGGTGACGGGAGCGGCGACAGGTTCGATCCCACCGCGCCTGATGACGGCTTCGATCTCGTTCTCGCCTGTAACGTCCTGAGCGAACTCGAGGATCCCGCCGCCGTCACGCGGTCGTTCCTCGAGACGCTCGCGCCGGACGGCACCTTCCTCGCGATGGCACCCGCGGACAAGAACACCAGCGTGCAACTGCGCGAGGTGGAACGCGAACTCGAGGGTGAGCGGCTCTGGGACCGGGACGCCGTCGACTTCGAGACGACCGCCGCCGGGGACGCGGAGCGGTACCGGCGCGGCGAAGTAACCGTTTACGGCCCCGCGGTTCGGCTCTGGCCCGGCGAGACGCCGTCGGATCGCGGCTGGTCGTTCGACGTCCGGCCGGATCTGGACGTGCCCGCGGTGCAGCGCCGACTCGACGAGAGCGCGCCGGACGACGAGGAACATGCCGCCGGCGAGTTCGTCAACGTCGACGTGCAGTTCTCCTACTCGCAACTGCGGCTCGACGGCCGGCGGCGGATCGACATGGCCCTCGAGACCGACGAGTGGGCGAAGATGGCCGAGATGGAGCGCCACGTCACCGAGCGAATCGACCTCGTCGCGGCGAAGCTCAGCCGATCGCTCTCCGGCTCCGGGAACGGCGGTCGCGGGAGCGGGCGGTCGAACCCCCTGTTCAAGATCAGCGACGGCAGCGAGGACACCGATCACTACGCCGTCGTCACGAAGGAGACCGCGCTCAACCGACCGCTGCTCGAGGCTGACTACGGTGACGTGCTGTCGTTCGAGGGGATCCTCG includes these proteins:
- a CDS encoding Vms1/Ankzf1 family peptidyl-tRNA hydrolase; protein product: MLDELLGRASLKDRIDELEDENERLRKRYEAESERRAEAATARQDAEERVNRLEDRIAQLEGELEQTNEAETGPTVRHRDQLRGARLESVFDRLASFRTGPEGALTVGVGDDGISESVRAELESVLGDRIALVDDGAPCLCCVDDAGLLAVTLEPPAVPDLDATWRDRFALEREWFLPTGRHAVALVRTDLFALGVYEDDERVDYRGFESDVKGSHSKGGFSQARFERIRDGQIDDHLERCRDALAAYEPDGERAETPLYLVGQRGIVETLVAESGLVPTATAAVDATGDPEPALEDAVHSFWTTELRVL
- a CDS encoding IucA/IucC family protein: MNGTNRRGPTGRRESLATAAERAAFGVATRYARVHDLSTPAETAYLEALEEGRRDILHRFVSGLLRGDPDELPDTQFVALGPSPAPTVPDEPEPLSALEGDYLRSLVESLPDECRRLALGPLPASGSVLVAGIAARHGYDRFRLTGPIYRWSVAETAEAAATAVDPVTHPVDLVPLLECEGAFSDAEQAERIRAEVAESVANLALARLAAAVHARTESDLESASPLEAVATGVPAADAAASFERIVTDGHPFHPGGKIRRGMTPGDGLAYAPEFADRIDLRFVAIDREYALETRATDSADLTDRLLATFAGLEGALESALPDGRATDEYAVVPVHPFQYHRTVPDRYADQRADGRVVPLPEYAHPATPQLNLRTVIPQRTDRTGDGPLPHWKLAIPVQTTNVVRTLSPQAVTNGPRVTDVVRAIEERDSLETLGLLAEPAATCYYPPGGPHPSGEGYDDARHLSGLVRTPPEAHPLATDGTYPVVAASLVADAPTSGRPLVCDLIDRYGETRETTSTADAALAFVDEYASVVVPDQLRLLCTYGIALESHLQNSLVVFDADARPLATLVRDLGGIRIHGDRLADRGLSLEPYPESDLDADGEADCHRKLYYALFQNHLAELVATIGHELGVDERSCWARIREHCERSFERLRADGDVPESRIRRDERALFAEPTVHKALTVMRLRGKRHEYATSEVSNPLSASGRRRIDDPDSGGNRG
- a CDS encoding NAD(P)/FAD-dependent oxidoreductase, producing MRDVCIVGGGVAGLTASIFTARAGLDTLVVDGGESILARNASLENFPGFPDGVDARRHLQLTREQARTAGTEFELGRVTHAEPVTEGALEEGFVLETEGGEPIEARRVVAASWPNSDYLEPLDVGRMQRGSKHFVSVDEGGRTAVDGVYAAGRIADEPHQAIVAAGHGAKVALAVLYDADVPFYQDWVVPEGYFTGRDREVPPGCEEIDDEERRARDERARETIREAFAKPLDEEPTMHPSVDRD
- the trkA gene encoding Trk system potassium transporter TrkA, yielding MRVIVVGAGEVGSNIAASLDDDHHVIVIDTDPDRVEAVTYSHDVLAIRGDGTSIETLREAGIAEADLVIASTDVDETNIVVCGAAKAVGDPFTIARVKKTNLLRTWEQSKGAFGVDFMVCTDLQTAETIVRIASLPGAHDVESFAGGLVQMAEFEVGPDSPIAGETVSEADRFESLTFAALLRDDDIVIPQGETLIRAGDAIVVIGSRESVRAFAGSLTPEPTLEDANEIVIVGGTEIGYQTARLFEEEGLEPRLVERDPERARELAEKLPETLVLESDATDIDFLVREHVDESDIVVAALENDEKNLLVSLLAKRIGVERTIGLVESGEYVDLFETVGIDVGVNPRLVTSEEITRFTREQRTENVAMLESDRAEVLEIEVDADSVLFERRIQDAMADLPNGVVVGAISRAGELITPRGETVIEGGDHVVVFVDTTVLDEVTSVM
- a CDS encoding NAD(P)/FAD-dependent oxidoreductase, with translation MVRIGIVGAGAAAAAATAALDGAATETEITVLEKSRGLCGRAATRRRDGVVYDYGANYVKTDDERVVDLLTETLDTEGLVDITAPVWTFDSDGAVAEGDDRDEHKWTYRQGLTQIAKRLFARTDATVERETRVETVIRNGEGDGAETGRWHLKDADGSRWGPFDVLLLNPPAPQTAALLRSAEWDADLRDRLADAIDEVPFRTIWTGVFHYPFELERPYYALVNTDKEHEIGWIGREECKPGHVPDGESLLVVQANHGWSVDRYDEPPERNCERLAALTADLLDDERLREPDWTDHQGWRYALPEDGVARDPLQLAEADGLYCLGDWVAGEGRLHAALRNGLEVADRITDADRVTDAD
- a CDS encoding histidine kinase N-terminal 7TM domain-containing protein; amino-acid sequence: MNSAQLISATLATGAVLVVLTTYPYLATAIAYRDRDNGLSYIVFLMGVAVWNGLFAAQVMDPRPIVKGFFFSIATLGAVLAGVGWLLFASTASSTPSLPYRETIYRLVALLAGLEIALAITNPAHALYWQIAGGSSDSLAFTVIDPNVGYWIHTAFLVALFGAGTVLFGLAWRRGTDVRYTRSYAIVGAATTAAIVGSNVFFTGTASLAPLVAGSLTTIGWVQAQQKRYLQLPRPYRWIGNFLQ
- a CDS encoding prephenate dehydrogenase/arogenate dehydrogenase family protein, with translation MDVLIVGAGSMGTWFGDAVDARVSFADLDRDAATAAANAVGGDVAALEAETTYDVVCLAVPMTHVTDAIADQAERAERAIVDVSGVMEPAIAAMARHAPDLERVSLHPLFAPERAPGSIAVVRDRSGPVTDELLAGLEARGNALLETTAAEHDEAMESVQSAAHAAVLSFALAAESVPSGFETPIYRGLRRLAEQVTGGTPRVYADIQATFDGADAVADAAAEIAAADADELESLYREAAAGWQEHRAEGREDDTGGDTE
- a CDS encoding small ribosomal subunit Rsm22 family protein; the encoded protein is MNDQRESIRSNAKYLRNVRPIDPEEICEYVSGNPHPAVVRQQLREEAADLELIERDDGTFVPVDDEPVSPRRGPVERFPAAYERRLEDLLVERYGPNWENGASGDLLRSTIRRFKADYLDGRSVEYDDDVAAGYAIYHLPGYYAAIQYALDDIADRGLLDRTLRVLDLGAGVGGPALGLCDYLPDDALLEYHAVEPSAAADVLEALLAETGRNVHPTIHRTTAEAFDPSQAVGGDGSGDRFDPTAPDDGFDLVLACNVLSELEDPAAVTRSFLETLAPDGTFLAMAPADKNTSVQLREVERELEGERLWDRDAVDFETTAAGDAERYRRGEVTVYGPAVRLWPGETPSDRGWSFDVRPDLDVPAVQRRLDESAPDDEEHAAGEFVNVDVQFSYSQLRLDGRRRIDMALETDEWAKMAEMERHVTERIDLVAAKLSRSLSGSGNGGRGSGRSNPLFKISDGSEDTDHYAVVTKETALNRPLLEADYGDVLSFEGILALWNDDEEAYNLVVDEETIVDRIA